The nucleotide window GAGTTGATCACCCCCTCCTCGGCGGGGGCGTTGGGGTTCACCAGGTCGAGCGAGCACGCGCCGAGCGCGGCCGCCATGGCGATGGCGAGCCCGAGGCGCGGTGCGGCGCCGCGCGGGCGCCGGAGAATCGGCTTCTTCATCGTCGTCAACTCCTTAGAAGTCGAAGCCCAGGCCCACGGACCAGGTGCGCGGGATCGGCGTGGTGGCGAAGTCCACCCCGCGCGACACCGTGCTGGCCGCGAACAGGTTGATCTCGGGGTCCATCCCCGAGTAGCTGGTCCAGGTGTGGAGGTTCCGCCCCGCCAGGCGCAGCCACGCGCCGTGCGCGCCGGTGAAGCGCCGCACCCACGGCTGGTCGAAGCGGAACTGCAGCGCCACCTCGCGCAGCTTCACGAAGGTGCCGTCCTCGATGAACTCCTCGTACAGCAGGTTTCGGTCGGCGTTGCGGGTGAAGGTGCCCGCCACCGTGTCGCCGCGCGACTCGATCCCCGCGTTGGCGGACGAGCCGAAGAAGTCGCCGCTGCGCCGGGTGAAGTTGGCCACGTCGTTGCCGAAGCGCCCGTCGAGGAGCACGGAGAGCTCGAGGTTCGGCCCGAAGGTGAAGGTGTTCTGGAACGAGGCGGTGAAGTCGGGGTTGGGGTCGCCGATGACCTTGCGCAGGATGGTCGACGAGTCGCCGCGCGCCGCGTTGAAGCCGCGCGCGCGGCTGGGCACGCGCGGCCCCGGGAGCCAGAACCCACCGGCGTTGCGCGGCCCGGCCAGGATGATGTTCCCGTTGGCGTCGCGCGGATAATAGGCGCCGAAGAACACGCCGATGGGCTGCCCCTCGATCACCGCGTTCAGGTAGTCGAAGATCAGCGTGTCGCTGGCCGCGTTCAGCTTCTGGATGCGGTTGCGGTTGGCCGCGTAGCCCAGGCGGCTGGTCCACCCGAAGCGGCTCCCCTGCACGTTCACCGTGCTGAGCGTGATCTCGACCCCACGGTTGCGCAGCGTGCCGATGTTCTGCAGCTGCGAGCTGAACCCGGTGGTCAGCGCCTGGGGCACTGAGAGCACCAGGTCGCGCGTGGTCTTGTCGTAGTAGGTGAACTCCACCGAGGCGCGGTCCTTCAGGAACCCGGCCTCGAAGCCGGCCTCCCACTCGTGCTGGAACTCGGGCTTCAGGTCGGGGTTGGGCGCCGACACGTTGGGCCGCAGTCCCGGAAGCCCGTTGTACGAGACGTTGAGGTAGGTGGTCTGCGACGCGTAGGGCGAGGGCGGCTGGGCGCCGGTCTCGCCCCAGGCGGCGCGAAGACGGAGGGTGCTGAAGACGTTGCCGAAGCGCGAGTCGGCAAAGAAGGGCTCGTCGCTCAGGTTATACGACGCGCCCAGGCGGCGGAAGGTCTGCCAGCGCTGGTTGCTGCCGAACGCCGACGACGCCTCGCGGTTCAGCCCGGCGGTGATGAACAGCCGGTCGCGCAGCGACAGCCGCTCCTGCAGGAACCCGCCCAGCGTGCGCAGCTCGGTGATCCCCTGCGACACCGACTGCGTGGCGCCGATCAGCGTGGTTCCCCCCGGCGGCAGGTTCGACGCGCTCGCGGCGATGGTGTTCACCCGGTCGGAGGTGTAGCGCATCCCCAGCGTCGACGTCAGCCGCATCCCCGGGCGCAGCCCCAGCTCGTAGTTGCCGGTGAGGTCGCTGTTGATGCGGCGCACGTCGCGCACCGGGTTCTGGATCAGCCCGGTGAAGCCGGTGCTGGTGGAGAGCGGCGGCTGGAAGTAGGTGTCCTGCTCGTTGCCCTGGTCCATCCCCAGCAGCGCCGTCAGCGTCAGGTTCTGCACCGGGGTGAAGCTGGCCTGGGCGCTCCCCAGGAAGCGGTTCACGTCGGTGCGCGCCATCCAGTTGGCGATCACGTCGAGCGGGTTGGTGCCGATCACCGGGCTGTAGGGGTAGCGCGCGGTGCTGGGGTCGAACGCGGGATTGAAGTAGGGCGGGGTGAAGAGCACGCTGGTCAGCACCCCCTGCGTCTGCTCGCCCTCGGGGACCAGGTCGCTGCGGGTGTGCAGGTAGCTGAGCGTGGCGCCCACCTCGAAGAGGTCCGACAGGCGCTGGTTCAGCCGCGCGCGCACGCCGGCGCGGTCGTACCCCGTGCTCTCGAAGATCCCCTGGCTCTGCGTCCAGTTGCCCGACAGGTAGTACTGCGTTCCCGACTCGCTGCCGCCGGAGATGGCCAGGTCGTTGATGGTGCCGTAGCCGGTGCGGAAGAGCTGGTCCTGGTAGTCGAAGCGCTGCACCGGCGCGCCCACGCGGATGGCTCCCCCCGCCGCGATCGAGTCGGCGCGGTTGGCGATGGGCACCATGTTCAGCGGCAGGCGCGCGCCCGTGCTGGCCGCGCTGGCCTCGGTGCGGAAGGAGACCGAGGGGCGCCCCGGGCGTCCGCGTTTGGTGAAGATCTGGATGACCCCGGCGTTGGCGCGCGAGCCGTACAGCGCCGCCGCCGACGCGCCCTTCAGCACCTCCACCCGCTCGATGTCGCTGGGCGGGATGTCGCTCAGGCGGTTGCTGATGGCGGCGTTGCCGCGGCCGGCGTTGGCGCCCAGCCCCACCAGCGCGTCGCTGCCGTTGTCCACCAGCACGCCGTCGATCACGATCAGCGGCTCGGACCCGCCCAGGATGGAGTTGGTGCCGCGCAGGCGGATGCT belongs to Longimicrobium sp. and includes:
- a CDS encoding SusC/RagA family TonB-linked outer membrane protein: MPPTRMRRLLGAAVLLALGAAAAPAVAQNAYTLRGTVVDAATRRPLADVSVSLRGTQARTTTNATGQYTLVASVSSGAYTVVAAQLGRGQGTSTVTLGAERAVEVQPITLQETALQLEGIVATGTGAPTERREVGNVVASVSGEAVNRAPGANAVDQALQGKITGAVISQNTGQPGGGVSIRLRGTNSILGGSEPLIVIDGVLVDNGSDALVGLGANAGRGNAAISNRLSDIPPSDIERVEVLKGASAAALYGSRANAGVIQIFTKRGRPGRPSVSFRTEASAASTGARLPLNMVPIANRADSIAAGGAIRVGAPVQRFDYQDQLFRTGYGTINDLAISGGSESGTQYYLSGNWTQSQGIFESTGYDRAGVRARLNQRLSDLFEVGATLSYLHTRSDLVPEGEQTQGVLTSVLFTPPYFNPAFDPSTARYPYSPVIGTNPLDVIANWMARTDVNRFLGSAQASFTPVQNLTLTALLGMDQGNEQDTYFQPPLSTSTGFTGLIQNPVRDVRRINSDLTGNYELGLRPGMRLTSTLGMRYTSDRVNTIAASASNLPPGGTTLIGATQSVSQGITELRTLGGFLQERLSLRDRLFITAGLNREASSAFGSNQRWQTFRRLGASYNLSDEPFFADSRFGNVFSTLRLRAAWGETGAQPPSPYASQTTYLNVSYNGLPGLRPNVSAPNPDLKPEFQHEWEAGFEAGFLKDRASVEFTYYDKTTRDLVLSVPQALTTGFSSQLQNIGTLRNRGVEITLSTVNVQGSRFGWTSRLGYAANRNRIQKLNAASDTLIFDYLNAVIEGQPIGVFFGAYYPRDANGNIILAGPRNAGGFWLPGPRVPSRARGFNAARGDSSTILRKVIGDPNPDFTASFQNTFTFGPNLELSVLLDGRFGNDVANFTRRSGDFFGSSANAGIESRGDTVAGTFTRNADRNLLYEEFIEDGTFVKLREVALQFRFDQPWVRRFTGAHGAWLRLAGRNLHTWTSYSGMDPEINLFAASTVSRGVDFATTPIPRTWSVGLGFDF